The Flavobacteriales bacterium genome contains the following window.
TTCTTGCCCGCTCTTTGTCTTGAGAAATAATTGCCGTTTTTAACAACATTTGCTGCATGTTTGTTCTTTTGGTCACATCTCTAATTACTGCCTGATAACTCACTACATCACCATAGTTGTTACAAATTTTATTGGCAGATATTAAACAAATCTTTTTGTGTCTAACTTTAGGGCTAATCTTACATTCGTAGTTGTCGAGAATACCTTCCTCACATATTTTTTTTGTAATGAATTTTAGTTCCTCATCATTGTTAATATAGTCTGAAAAATATGAAAGTGTTAAGTTCAATTTTATCGTTTCAAACATTGCAATTGCTGCTCTATTAAAGTCTATAATTCTACCTTTTGAATCGAAAACTAATACTGCATCGCTACTTTCTGAAAAAACTTTCTGGTATTTATTTGCCAACTTATTGTTTTGTTCCCTCAAGTGATACAATTGATAAGCATTTTCGATAGTTACTTTTAATTCAAACTCATTCCAAGGTTTATTTATAAAACGATAAACTTCGCCTTTGTTTATAGCATCTTCAACGGCTTTTATATCGGAGTACCCAGTTAATAAAATACGAATAGGGTTAGGGTAGAGGTCAATAATAGATTCGAAAAACTCTACACCAGTCATATCTGGCATACGTTGATCTGATATAACCACTTCAATAGGTGTTTCATTTAAGATAGCTTTTGCTAAATCAATAGTTTCAGCAATATATACATCAAAAATTCTTCGGTAAGCTGATCTAAAAGCTAATAAATTATTTTTTTCATCATCAATATAAAGTACTTTAATTTTAGTCATAATTATTGTTTTTGATGTTTAGGTAAATTTAACGTAAAAATGGTTCCTTTGTTTTCTTCCGATTCAACTATTATTGTGCCTTGATGATTTTCAATGATTCGGTAAACAATGGATAATCCCAGTCCAGTTCCTTTGCCAACTTCTTTAGTAGTAAAGAAAGGGTCGAAAATTTTATTTTGGGTTTCTTTATTCATTCCAACTCCATTATCTTTTATAGAAACAGAAATATTATCATTTATTACTGATGTTGAAATTGTGATTGTCCCTTTTTCGTCTTGATTTTTTCTATCTCGAACTGCGTGTATAGCATTGTTGAGAATGTTTAAAAACACCTGATTTAGTTTGCCAGGGTAGCACTCTACTTTCGGTAACTCACCAAGTTCTTTCTTGATTTCTATGCCCTTATATTCGCTTTGTAGTAAAATTAATGTGGATTCAATACCTTCATTAATATCTGCCAACATTAAGTCACTTTCATCTAATCTTGAAAAATTTCTTAAACTACGTACAATTTCGGTGGTTCTATTTGCCCCGTTTTCAATACTTGAAATAATAGTTTCAAGTTCTTGGGTTAAAAAATGGTAATCTAACTCTTTTTTAAGTGTTTCAATTTCTTCTAATTTCTCATTTACATTGGTTGAATTAATTTCACTGTATTTGTTAATTATTGTTTTAAGGTCGTTAATGTCTTGTTTTAGAGGAGAAATATTCGACGAAACAAAATTGATGGGGTTATTTATTTCGTGAGCTACTCCAGCAGTAAGCTGCCCCAAAGAGGCCATTTTCTCAGCATCAACCAGTTGTGATTGGGTTTCTTTTAAGTTATTTAATGTAGTTTTTAACTCCAAAGTTCGTTCGGTTACTTTGTTTTCGAGCATTACATTTTGCTCTCTAACCAATGTTTCTTTTTCTTTAAGTGCTTGAAAAGCTTCTTTTTGAGAAATTTCTTTCTCTCTTTTATAATCATTTATTCGTGCTGCAAGTGCAAAAGAAAGTAATACGGTTTCTATTGCTGAACCAATTTGCATGGTGTATCGGGTAAAATTGTTGTAAGGTAAAATCTCTAAATCTTTTAGAATAAAGATAACTACCCCAATTAAGAAAACTGCCCAAGCAGCTAAAAAATATTTAGCAGGTTGATAGCCTTTTCTTACAATTAAAATTGCAGTAATTAGCATGTAAATAGAGACAACTCCGGCACATATCTCCATTATTTTTTGACTAATATCAAAAAGCCCAAGGAAGACTAATACAATTGGTATTAAATAAATTATTGAAAACACAAATGATAATTTGTAGAGGTTGGTACTAAAATACCTGACTTTTAAAAATACATTCATAAATATCATTGAGGTGATACCTACTAATGAAGGGAATATAAATAAGCTATATTTAGCAATAACAGGATATGAAGGCCATAAATATTGAAAAGGATATCCTTCTAAGCAGGTTTGGGTTAAAAGAACTAACAGTACGTACAAGACATAATAAATGTAACTCTTGTCTTTTACCGAAAAGTAGATAAACAAATTATAAAAAACCATAACAAGCATTATTCCTACATATAAACCAGAAAGAATATCTCTGTTTTTTATTTCGGAATAAATTGCTGATTGTGTTCCAATTTTTATTGGTAATTGAATAGATTCATTGCTCCTAATTTTTAAATAATATGTTTTTGTTTCTCCTTGTTGAATATTTATATCGAATAAATAATTTGGGTCTTTATATTTTCGAGTATTAAAATTAAATTCTTCTCCTGTTTTAACAATATCGAATTGATTTTCATTTTTAGGAGAATAGAATTCAATGAAATCTAAAATTGGTAGAGATATTTCAAGAAATAAATTCGGGGACTTAGTATTATTGGTGATAGTTGTTTTTAACCAAAATGCCGATTTTGAAAAACCAAGGTTTGGAACTTGACTTTTGGTCGGTAAAAATTCCTTTTGTATAACATCATTAATACTAAGGGAATTCTTTTTGTCTTCAAAAATTAGAAGTTTAGAACTAATATCAATAGACTCATCATTTTTATTTATTACGATGGTATTGTTTGAATATACTTTGAAGGAAGAATCAAAAAACAACAACAAGATAATAATATGTAAAAAATACGATTTCATTATTTAAATTACTTATAAGTTTTCTGAGTAATTTGTAAGTTATAATTGTCGTTGGTTAAAAAAGGACCTTCAGTTATTTTTAGATATTTTATATTATAATCAATTTCAATTGTTTTGTCAGCTAATTCTTCTTTCATGTTGATGTTTAATTTGTTTCTAATTAAAAGCATAATTTTTTTTTCTTCTCTTGAAGAATGTTTGAGTGTCACGGCATCTAATATTCCTATAACATTTGCAATATGCTCTTTTGTTGGATATGGGAAGTCACCATTTTCTCCTAAAGATTTGTCAACAACAAATCCAATTTCTCCAAATAATTTAAGTGTATGCCAACCGCAAATGCCAAGCATAATGTTAAATCCTAGTTGGTTTGATGAGGCAACAGAAGCCCTCATTAAATATCTTGCCATGCCAATACCTTTCATACGTTTCGCAGTCCATAAACCACACGATTCACTTATGCCGCCATTTAAAGCAAATTGTTTTACTTTATCGTAAATTCTGTTGTCCATATAACCAATAGCTGATTCAACT
Protein-coding sequences here:
- a CDS encoding response regulator translates to MTKIKVLYIDDEKNNLLAFRSAYRRIFDVYIAETIDLAKAILNETPIEVVISDQRMPDMTGVEFFESIIDLYPNPIRILLTGYSDIKAVEDAINKGEVYRFINKPWNEFELKVTIENAYQLYHLREQNNKLANKYQKVFSESSDAVLVFDSKGRIIDFNRAAIAMFETIKLNLTLSYFSDYINNDEELKFITKKICEEGILDNYECKISPKVRHKKICLISANKICNNYGDVVSYQAVIRDVTKRTNMQQMLLKTAIISQDKERARISRDLHDGIGQTLLGIKFQLNQLVEDASKKQKPQLEEISNNLLATIQQLRKTCYDILPPSLSSFGIQKAILNLCENFPSNNIEIVAIFKNDIFTSDKELEVSVYRIVQEFINNAVKHANCSEINVAFSLIDDQLNIVLTDNGIGFDINNYNKGLGISNIVSRVKSFYGTIKVVSNNKNGTKFTINIPFINEQVNIENYNLKG
- a CDS encoding GHKL domain-containing protein encodes the protein MKSYFLHIIILLLFFDSSFKVYSNNTIVINKNDESIDISSKLLIFEDKKNSLSINDVIQKEFLPTKSQVPNLGFSKSAFWLKTTITNNTKSPNLFLEISLPILDFIEFYSPKNENQFDIVKTGEEFNFNTRKYKDPNYLFDINIQQGETKTYYLKIRSNESIQLPIKIGTQSAIYSEIKNRDILSGLYVGIMLVMVFYNLFIYFSVKDKSYIYYVLYVLLVLLTQTCLEGYPFQYLWPSYPVIAKYSLFIFPSLVGITSMIFMNVFLKVRYFSTNLYKLSFVFSIIYLIPIVLVFLGLFDISQKIMEICAGVVSIYMLITAILIVRKGYQPAKYFLAAWAVFLIGVVIFILKDLEILPYNNFTRYTMQIGSAIETVLLSFALAARINDYKREKEISQKEAFQALKEKETLVREQNVMLENKVTERTLELKTTLNNLKETQSQLVDAEKMASLGQLTAGVAHEINNPINFVSSNISPLKQDINDLKTIINKYSEINSTNVNEKLEEIETLKKELDYHFLTQELETIISSIENGANRTTEIVRSLRNFSRLDESDLMLADINEGIESTLILLQSEYKGIEIKKELGELPKVECYPGKLNQVFLNILNNAIHAVRDRKNQDEKGTITISTSVINDNISVSIKDNGVGMNKETQNKIFDPFFTTKEVGKGTGLGLSIVYRIIENHQGTIIVESEENKGTIFTLNLPKHQKQ